A window of Fusarium oxysporum Fo47 chromosome II, complete sequence genomic DNA:
ACCTAGCTCACAACTGGGCCGAGTATTGCTTGGCTCAGATCGAGGATACCGACTCAAGAGTTTGGCGATTCGTTCTGATTGGGTCTACTCTGGGCATGTATATCGGTTCACTTGCCATGACTATTGTGCAGTACATATTCTTTGCTCGCGGCTCATGCTCTATGAACCAGGCTGTGATCACCATCAACCTGATTCTATGGCTCGGAATCTCGGTCATTTCGGTCAACCCTACTGTTCAAGAGTTCAATCCTAAGGCGGGACTTGCTCAAGCTGCTATGGTTGCCGTCTACTGCACATACTTGACTATGTCAGCTGTGTCAATGGAGCCCAACAACGAGTGCAACCCTCTTATTCAGGGACAGGGGACACGAGCAACCTCTATTGTTATTGGTGCAATTGTTACTTTGCTCACAATTGCTTACACTACCACACGAGCCGCAACCCAAAGTCTCGGACTTGGCAACTCGAATGGAATCCAGTTGCCCGACGACGATGAGCACGGACTTGTGACCCAACAGCCCAGTGCTCGGCGGGAAATGCGAGCCGAGGCTTTGCGCCGAGCTGTCGAAGAAGGTAGCCTCCCAGCTGACGCCCTGCTGTCCGATGACGAAAGTGAAGCTGGGGACGCCCCTGCAGGAGACGACGAGCGAAACAGGACCCAGTACAGTTACTCAGTGTTTcacatcatcttcttcttggccacTGCTTGGGTGGCTACTCTCCTCACCATGAACTTTGACGAATCTACCAAGGATGGTGACTTTGCGACCGTTGGCCGCACCTACGCTGCGAGCTGGGTCAAGATTGTCAGTGCTTGGGTTTGCTACGGCATGTATACGTGGACTTTGGTGGCGCCTGTTGTCCTTCCCGACCGTTTTGACTTTTCTTGAGCTGTGATATGCATTTGGCGGAGTTTTGAGGGAGCGCTTGTATATATTTAGCTTGGCAGACTGTGTTTAAGTTTGTTGTTTCTTATATGAATAAAGAACAATTGTACTCAGGGTCTAATATGAGTCGTGAGCATGTTTCGGAGCGTAACACTCCGCATGGTGCCTACTGAGCTGATGGTTAAAATCCACGTATTCCTTCACCGGTGAGCCACGTAGGAACGAACCTCAGACATCTCAATGCAGGTCTCGGGGACCAACCTACAAGTGACAGATGCAATGAGACATAGTAGACAGGAAAACAGGAAGACAGGACTTACCTCGAATCAGGAGTGAGCTAAGGAGATTATATATCAAATGAGCCATTACTTCATCTGATTACATCCACCTTCACAGTCGTGTAACACTGGACAAGGGGGCAGGAGAGTTCGACGAGCAAGATCAAGCGTGCCCTGGCACGTGGGTGAGTCTAGATCACAGATAAAGAATACCTGGCAGCTTGACCTGTATGGCTATCGAGGCGATGTTTGTGTTGTGCTTCACCAGAAGAGGCGTCAGGGGATAGTCTCAGGGCAATACTATATTATGTGGCGTACCTCACAGTGCTATGATGAGGCTATCGCGAGATTAAGGGTATGAGACGGGGAGTTCTGA
This region includes:
- a CDS encoding serine incorporator/TMS membrane protein — its product is MGALLSLPLLAVPSIGTIASFAASCCGAATCSMVCSACGKCGNSIATRIAYALLLLVNSIIAWIMLTPWAIKKLQKLTLDYVTINCPTGECHGWFAVHRINFALGLFHLILAGLLFGVATSKNPRAAIQNGYWGPKVIAWLAFVVLSFLIPDNFFLFWGNYIAFAAAMLFLLLGLILLVDLAHNWAEYCLAQIEDTDSRVWRFVLIGSTLGMYIGSLAMTIVQYIFFARGSCSMNQAVITINLILWLGISVISVNPTVQEFNPKAGLAQAAMVAVYCTYLTMSAVSMEPNNECNPLIQGQGTRATSIVIGAIVTLLTIAYTTTRAATQSLGLGNSNGIQLPDDDEHGLVTQQPSARREMRAEALRRAVEEGSLPADALLSDDESEAGDAPAGDDERNRTQYSYSVFHIIFFLATAWVATLLTMNFDESTKDGDFATVGRTYAASWVKIVSAWVCYGMYTWTLVAPVVLPDRFDFS